In Moorella sp. Hama-1, a single genomic region encodes these proteins:
- a CDS encoding NPCBM/NEW2 domain-containing protein gives MKIGNYQLTRREEILLVLAGAILSLFFCYRVVWGQQIPAYRQLRARLQAGQERLVTLQGQAAAAPELARRAEQARADWERTRLHLGFTLRGTAAFLAAAQPRNPELQVLAFRPLLPMKKGSFQVYPYEVTVSGPYPALMDYLDQLESLPAPVVIHKLKITSQPGPPVKVEASFSLDLYDVEAGAAVPAAVALFPTGRADSFAPPPGVNLASPAPQSAPTTAPGGVTGGSPGNVPAGPQPAAEGGGTGSGRTAPAGKGGAVAAQPAPAENQGTPPPPAAPPPGAVDTLPGYTLPRRVQGQLLPGPAFQEPSGPETWLDELRVLRNVGPFYVLDRPAALAGMSLGRSIGVNLSQGQNKAELKVDLRGRYALFQGYAGIDDSFANSSGKVKVTIFADGRQLYQGEIRPGDYPQYLELPLTLVQQLTFSLEWQAGSIGDYDQLLATLASIHFSRRD, from the coding sequence ATGAAAATAGGCAACTACCAGTTGACGCGACGCGAGGAGATCCTGCTGGTCCTGGCAGGAGCTATTTTGAGCCTTTTCTTTTGCTACCGGGTGGTCTGGGGGCAGCAAATCCCGGCCTACCGCCAGCTGCGGGCCCGGCTGCAGGCGGGACAGGAACGCCTGGTTACCCTCCAGGGCCAGGCAGCGGCTGCTCCGGAACTGGCCCGCAGGGCTGAACAGGCCCGGGCCGACTGGGAGCGAACCCGGCTGCACCTGGGCTTCACCCTCCGGGGTACGGCTGCCTTTTTAGCAGCCGCCCAGCCCCGGAACCCGGAGCTCCAGGTCCTGGCCTTCCGGCCCTTGCTCCCGATGAAAAAGGGTTCCTTCCAGGTTTACCCCTACGAAGTAACTGTCAGCGGTCCTTACCCGGCCCTGATGGATTACCTGGATCAGCTGGAATCCCTGCCGGCGCCGGTAGTAATTCATAAGTTAAAGATAACCTCCCAGCCCGGGCCGCCAGTCAAGGTTGAGGCCAGTTTTAGCCTTGATCTCTATGACGTAGAGGCTGGAGCTGCGGTGCCGGCAGCCGTCGCCCTTTTTCCCACTGGCCGGGCTGATAGCTTTGCCCCGCCGCCAGGGGTAAACCTGGCCAGCCCTGCCCCTCAGTCGGCGCCGACTACAGCCCCTGGAGGGGTAACGGGAGGCAGCCCGGGTAACGTTCCAGCCGGACCGCAACCGGCGGCGGAAGGGGGAGGTACTGGTTCCGGCCGCACAGCACCGGCAGGCAAGGGGGGAGCCGTAGCCGCACAACCGGCGCCGGCAGAAAATCAGGGAACGCCGCCACCCCCAGCTGCGCCTCCGCCGGGAGCGGTAGATACCCTGCCCGGCTACACCCTGCCCCGCCGGGTGCAGGGTCAATTATTGCCGGGGCCGGCTTTTCAGGAGCCCTCCGGCCCTGAGACCTGGCTGGACGAACTGCGGGTGTTGCGCAATGTGGGGCCTTTCTATGTCCTGGACCGGCCGGCAGCCCTGGCGGGCATGAGCCTGGGGCGCAGTATAGGCGTAAACTTAAGCCAGGGTCAAAACAAAGCCGAGTTAAAGGTCGATCTCCGCGGCCGGTATGCTCTTTTCCAGGGCTATGCCGGCATCGACGACAGCTTTGCCAACAGCAGCGGGAAAGTTAAAGTAACCATTTTTGCCGATGGCCGGCAGCTTTACCAGGGAGAAATCAGGCCGGGGGATTACCCCCAGTACCTGGAATTACCCCTCACCCTCGTCCAGCAGCTGACCTTCAGCCTGGAATGGCAGGCCGGCAGTATTGGTGACTACGATCAATTACTGGCCACCCTGGCCAGCATCCATTTTTCTCGCCGCGACTAG
- a CDS encoding PilN domain-containing protein: MSIAINLLPPEYRPRRHQLSRRVIIALVAGGLVLLAYVAFLGEMALAARRVAWLEGQLALYAPGAQQAAASNTALGDWRQKERELEQLVQNGRRWGQMLKTINEALPADAWLTGLEEDEGKGELTLTGGSTSLGGIGDFLTNLQGTNLWSMVSLQEVKGNGQSLTFTLRAVFPGAPGDAGKAGTIERAVEGK; the protein is encoded by the coding sequence ATGAGTATAGCTATTAATCTACTGCCACCAGAATACCGGCCCCGGCGGCATCAGTTGTCCAGGAGGGTTATTATAGCCCTGGTGGCCGGGGGGCTGGTCCTCCTGGCTTATGTAGCTTTCCTGGGGGAAATGGCCCTGGCCGCCCGGCGGGTAGCCTGGCTGGAGGGGCAACTGGCTTTATATGCACCCGGGGCCCAGCAGGCCGCTGCCAGCAACACGGCCCTTGGGGACTGGCGGCAGAAGGAAAGGGAACTGGAACAACTGGTCCAGAACGGTCGCCGCTGGGGGCAGATGCTCAAGACAATCAATGAGGCCCTGCCGGCCGATGCCTGGCTTACCGGCCTGGAGGAAGACGAGGGTAAGGGGGAATTAACCCTGACCGGGGGCAGCACCTCCCTGGGGGGGATTGGCGATTTTTTGACCAACCTCCAGGGTACTAACCTCTGGTCGATGGTTAGCCTCCAGGAGGTCAAGGGTAATGGCCAGAGCCTCACCTTTACCCTCCGGGCCGTCTTCCCGGGTGCCCCGGGGGATGCCGGTAAAGCAGGGACAATTGAAAGAGCTGTTGAAGGGAAATGA
- the pilM gene encoding type IV pilus biogenesis protein PilM: MRWPHLSRRQPCLGVAIDPTTVKAAVYRSRELITATVPVPPAGQHEPQALVAALSEAASRTGWRGRKAVTAVTGERVVIRYLRLPQMTAAELQAGMAYELENYLPTGARDMVVDWTILGNGSGPNSNQMDVLLAAAPRDQVTQLIDLFRGAGLELAAVDLVPLALCRSLAGEIAAATAILDIGDQWSHLVLARPDRPLFSRVLAFKREELARPGIAGNNPLADLTQEIRRSLDFYRSQGEAGFNPEGLLLTGEGTVIEGLANFCQEELGVPALIGRPGLPGRPVEPELAIAAGLALREIGI, encoded by the coding sequence ATGCGCTGGCCTCATCTTAGCAGGCGCCAACCATGTCTGGGTGTCGCTATCGACCCAACGACCGTTAAAGCAGCGGTCTACCGGAGCCGGGAACTAATCACGGCCACTGTACCGGTCCCGCCCGCCGGCCAGCATGAGCCCCAGGCCCTGGTTGCCGCCCTGAGCGAGGCAGCTTCCCGGACGGGCTGGCGGGGCCGGAAAGCCGTGACCGCCGTCACCGGCGAGAGGGTAGTCATTCGCTACCTGCGCCTGCCGCAGATGACGGCCGCCGAGTTGCAGGCCGGGATGGCCTATGAGTTGGAAAACTACCTGCCCACCGGGGCCCGGGATATGGTGGTCGACTGGACCATCCTGGGTAACGGTTCCGGACCGAACAGTAACCAGATGGACGTCCTCCTGGCGGCGGCGCCTCGGGATCAGGTGACTCAATTAATCGACCTCTTTCGGGGTGCCGGGCTGGAACTGGCGGCCGTCGACCTGGTGCCCCTGGCCCTCTGCCGCTCCCTGGCCGGGGAAATAGCCGCTGCCACTGCCATCCTGGACATTGGCGACCAGTGGAGTCATCTGGTCCTGGCCCGGCCGGATCGCCCCCTCTTCAGCCGGGTCCTGGCCTTCAAAAGGGAAGAACTCGCCCGGCCGGGTATCGCCGGCAACAACCCCCTGGCCGATTTGACCCAGGAAATCCGGCGCTCCCTGGACTTTTACCGTTCCCAGGGGGAAGCCGGGTTCAACCCGGAAGGCCTCCTCCTCACCGGGGAAGGCACCGTAATTGAAGGGCTGGCGAATTTTTGCCAGGAAGAGCTGGGGGTACCGGCCCTTATAGGCCGGCCCGGGCTACCGGGCCGGCCCGTGGAACCGGAGCTGGCCATCGCCGCCGGCCTGGCCCTGAGGGAGATAGGGATATGA
- a CDS encoding PilX N-terminal domain-containing pilus assembly protein produces MKQTGTVENGWISMLKGDSPRKQELPAIWNRRGSALPVVMLVILVLSLLGSGLLSLTLGEGRGAANDVQINQATYLAEAGINLALANLRRDPGWRAGLANLQLTDRGRLERVTVTDKPLSLRLQAYAEVNGIRRTVFADVARPLTSYTLAAGSGQGDLWETPLLTIKGDILYLGNLTVTLQKIEGNAAASGNFTNLAGTITGQVIAGRNLINYGSIKGKAYYGGSYYGYPSDQPAERASLAFPQGITDPALPYRAGIPLTRDEYNLNELQDIIASQPGDIKVLYREGNLVINGSDTTTYSGKAIIAASGSITLKTDLQAGPDSAWALVAGGNFYVGDFWDLFKKFSVQGIIICGGTFSTSQLISFLNITGSLVTRDINTFLSSLQITWDSRFNGPLSSKLRAGGWEILAWGDTTPY; encoded by the coding sequence ATGAAGCAGACTGGCACTGTAGAGAACGGTTGGATATCGATGCTAAAAGGAGACTCCCCACGGAAACAGGAACTACCGGCCATCTGGAACAGGCGGGGCAGTGCCCTGCCCGTAGTGATGCTGGTGATCCTGGTCCTCTCCCTCCTGGGGTCCGGCCTGCTCTCCCTGACCCTCGGCGAGGGCCGGGGAGCGGCCAATGATGTGCAGATCAACCAGGCCACCTATCTGGCGGAAGCCGGCATTAACCTGGCCCTGGCCAACTTGCGCCGGGACCCCGGCTGGCGGGCTGGGTTGGCCAACCTGCAGCTGACAGACCGGGGCCGCCTCGAGCGGGTGACAGTCACTGACAAACCCCTTAGCCTGCGCCTGCAGGCCTACGCCGAAGTAAACGGTATCCGGCGGACAGTATTTGCCGACGTAGCCCGGCCCCTAACCAGTTACACCCTGGCAGCCGGCAGCGGCCAGGGGGATTTATGGGAAACGCCCTTACTGACTATAAAAGGCGATATCCTTTACCTGGGCAACCTGACCGTTACCCTGCAAAAGATTGAAGGCAACGCGGCTGCTTCCGGCAATTTTACCAATTTGGCAGGAACAATCACTGGCCAGGTTATTGCCGGCCGCAATCTCATTAATTACGGGAGTATTAAGGGCAAAGCCTATTATGGCGGCAGTTATTACGGCTATCCCAGCGACCAGCCTGCGGAAAGGGCCAGCCTGGCCTTTCCCCAGGGAATCACCGACCCGGCCCTGCCCTACCGGGCCGGCATCCCCCTTACTCGGGATGAGTATAACCTGAACGAGCTGCAAGATATTATCGCCAGCCAGCCGGGGGACATTAAGGTCCTCTACCGGGAAGGGAATCTGGTTATTAACGGGTCAGATACCACTACTTACTCGGGTAAAGCCATTATTGCCGCCTCCGGATCCATAACCTTGAAAACCGATTTGCAGGCCGGCCCGGATAGCGCCTGGGCCCTGGTAGCCGGAGGCAACTTTTATGTTGGCGATTTCTGGGACCTTTTTAAAAAATTCTCCGTACAGGGTATCATCATCTGTGGTGGCACTTTTTCTACCAGCCAGTTGATTTCCTTTCTTAATATTACGGGGAGCCTGGTTACCCGGGACATAAATACCTTTCTAAGTTCGTTGCAAATAACCTGGGATTCGCGTTTTAACGGCCCTTTGAGCAGTAAGCTTAGGGCCGGCGGTTGGGAAATCCTGGCCTGGGGGGATACAACCCCCTATTAA
- a CDS encoding PilW family protein, with translation MAKFQQRRWLHQMWGRQQGFTLVETILAASLMLLVLVASLSILGAGLKWWQRGWDQMDAQQNARVALARMVREIRTAGSVVAGSDAHRLIIATSGGDQYKYELAGDNLRRAVKNRGAYDFSGYNPVAYGVQDLEFSYDRPEAPEKSKIITIHLVVRDAQGRDFTVTTRVALRLQIMNSGG, from the coding sequence ATGGCGAAGTTCCAGCAGAGGCGATGGCTGCACCAGATGTGGGGGCGACAGCAGGGTTTTACCCTGGTGGAGACCATCCTGGCAGCCAGCCTGATGCTCCTGGTGCTGGTGGCCTCCCTGAGTATCCTGGGTGCTGGCCTGAAGTGGTGGCAGCGGGGCTGGGACCAGATGGACGCTCAGCAGAACGCCCGGGTGGCTCTGGCACGGATGGTCAGGGAGATCCGGACGGCTGGGAGCGTGGTCGCCGGCTCTGACGCCCACAGGTTGATTATCGCTACCAGTGGTGGTGACCAGTATAAATATGAACTGGCTGGCGACAACCTGCGCCGGGCGGTTAAAAACAGGGGTGCCTATGACTTTAGCGGCTACAACCCCGTGGCCTATGGCGTCCAGGACCTGGAGTTCAGCTACGACCGGCCGGAGGCCCCGGAAAAGAGTAAAATCATCACCATCCATCTGGTCGTTCGTGATGCCCAGGGTCGGGATTTTACCGTAACTACAAGGGTGGCCCTACGCCTCCAGATAATGAACAGCGGCGGTTAA
- a CDS encoding type IV pilus modification PilV family protein: MKSSGWTINNHGLTLIEVLVASVILVTVLAPLLGMFTTAARGYTRAGQGTIALNLARARMETCLAAGYDGLDNLAGVNPTWQTDPDNAGYEDMITVTPYDPLLEVKKLVVQVRPVNDPAGQVELATLVARWP, translated from the coding sequence ATGAAAAGCTCCGGCTGGACGATTAATAACCACGGCCTGACCCTCATTGAAGTCCTGGTAGCCAGCGTCATCCTGGTGACGGTGCTGGCTCCCCTGCTGGGAATGTTCACCACCGCCGCCCGCGGTTATACCCGGGCCGGCCAGGGAACCATCGCCCTGAACCTGGCCCGGGCCCGGATGGAGACCTGCCTGGCGGCCGGGTATGACGGCCTGGATAATTTAGCCGGGGTTAACCCTACCTGGCAGACCGACCCGGATAATGCCGGTTACGAAGATATGATTACCGTAACCCCTTACGATCCCCTGTTGGAAGTGAAAAAATTGGTGGTCCAGGTAAGGCCGGTCAACGACCCGGCGGGGCAGGTGGAACTGGCCACCCTGGTAGCCAGGTGGCCATGA
- a CDS encoding type II secretion system protein: MEILRRRIPTGFRDNRGFTLVEMAAVTAITGLLATVALPVVARGLAWWQVQTVAWQLVNEIRTLQQVAMSGEDRHRMILLDADHGLYRLKENTTIIKEVTLPPGVTMELNLQYTGSGGGLVYGNELSFTLEGEPVNSGKIILRDRYGRPYYIVIMPFTGRVRAGSTP; encoded by the coding sequence ATGGAAATTCTACGCCGGAGAATACCAACGGGCTTCCGGGACAACCGGGGTTTTACCCTGGTAGAAATGGCGGCGGTGACGGCTATTACCGGCCTCCTGGCCACGGTAGCCCTGCCGGTGGTAGCCCGGGGCCTGGCCTGGTGGCAGGTACAGACAGTGGCCTGGCAGCTGGTCAATGAAATTCGCACCCTGCAGCAGGTGGCCATGAGCGGGGAGGACCGCCATCGGATGATCCTTCTGGACGCCGATCACGGCTTATATCGCCTTAAGGAAAACACCACCATTATCAAGGAAGTAACCCTGCCGCCAGGGGTGACCATGGAACTCAATTTGCAGTATACCGGCTCCGGTGGGGGCCTGGTCTACGGTAACGAGCTGTCCTTCACCTTGGAAGGGGAACCGGTTAACAGCGGCAAGATAATCCTCCGGGATCGCTACGGCCGGCCCTACTATATCGTTATCATGCCCTTCACCGGCCGGGTCAGGGCGGGGAGCACCCCATGA
- a CDS encoding O-antigen ligase family protein, with product MLVIFEAQKQHPVLPLVMLLAGAAPLLNNGYPEGVQVAGFFLAGGSGLLAWFYGRRQGFNPGSYGPFWPGLLFLAWLALGLAWSVEVNATVNEALRTALYLALFWQVRATFGREEVDKLLTVIIFAGTLVALVGLLEYLFLQAGRIQATFINPNPLGIYLAMVVLLGLGRYWQQGGRFLAAGLVIAGTALVFSYSRGSLLAFSGGLLASLWLAGREGRPGRLRSLAGLCLVTLLLARVIALLAPWTQGLAGAESILRALIRPDTFMESSVEGRLAFWRAAVGMFLARPWTGFGGGSFHDVYFSFYDGGRWYSRYVHNHYLQVLAETGWPGLLIFLVMVAALLLPFWRRRQREPLAPLQAACGGAVLAFLLHIVIDFSWDMPAVTLTFWAVAACGLLLLGEVAISQAGTLAEETTGRAVSGSVTGGINQPEEKSWSSVSTGSGPGDQPALPALTVSGEVTTLRNCLSQENQPAASPLTAGGGLASGMAIRNAFTYRSNLQGMITFFPLLLSLLVLIGGLFLGGGYLFVRQGDLAAAANRREAALADWRRAVMLNPWNDTYHARLGAALATAPRGTPAFQEGGRELRHALELSPYDYSHASQLAFYEQRDGNQAEAGRLFQRAVAVGGYVPSLYFDLGNFYIAAGQKDLAGEICSKGLIQAGYALAMAPDPFYREQVLQVIRALRINLARYYEERGRYDLAADQLRQVLALYPGDPLAGGILAGYQASGRLPGP from the coding sequence GTGCTGGTTATTTTCGAGGCCCAGAAACAGCACCCGGTACTGCCCCTGGTCATGCTCCTGGCCGGGGCGGCGCCGCTGCTCAACAACGGTTACCCCGAAGGCGTCCAGGTGGCGGGTTTTTTCCTGGCCGGCGGCAGCGGGTTGCTGGCCTGGTTTTACGGCCGGCGGCAGGGTTTTAATCCGGGGAGCTACGGCCCCTTCTGGCCGGGGCTTCTTTTTTTAGCCTGGCTGGCCCTGGGCCTCGCCTGGTCGGTAGAGGTCAACGCCACGGTGAACGAGGCCCTGCGGACGGCCCTCTACCTGGCCCTCTTCTGGCAGGTGCGGGCCACCTTCGGTCGGGAAGAGGTAGACAAGCTGCTGACGGTGATTATCTTCGCCGGTACCTTGGTGGCCCTGGTGGGCCTCCTGGAGTACCTTTTCCTCCAGGCCGGTCGCATCCAGGCCACCTTCATCAACCCCAACCCCCTGGGGATTTACCTGGCCATGGTGGTGCTCCTGGGCCTGGGGCGTTACTGGCAGCAGGGCGGCAGGTTCCTGGCCGCCGGCCTGGTAATTGCCGGCACGGCCCTGGTTTTTTCCTATTCCCGCGGTTCCCTCCTGGCCTTTAGCGGTGGTCTCCTGGCCTCCCTCTGGCTGGCCGGGCGGGAGGGCCGGCCGGGACGGCTGCGGAGCCTGGCCGGGCTCTGCCTGGTCACGCTCCTCCTGGCCAGGGTCATTGCCCTCCTGGCCCCCTGGACCCAGGGACTGGCTGGAGCGGAATCCATCCTGCGGGCCCTTATCCGGCCGGATACCTTTATGGAGAGTTCGGTAGAAGGCCGGCTGGCCTTCTGGCGGGCGGCGGTGGGGATGTTCCTGGCGCGGCCCTGGACGGGTTTCGGCGGCGGTTCTTTCCATGACGTTTACTTCTCCTTTTACGACGGCGGCCGCTGGTACTCGCGCTATGTCCATAACCACTACCTCCAGGTCCTGGCGGAAACCGGTTGGCCCGGGCTGCTCATCTTCCTAGTTATGGTGGCAGCCCTCTTGCTCCCCTTCTGGCGCCGGCGGCAAAGGGAGCCCCTGGCTCCCCTCCAGGCGGCCTGTGGCGGGGCCGTGCTGGCTTTCCTCCTGCATATAGTTATTGATTTTTCCTGGGATATGCCGGCGGTGACCCTTACCTTCTGGGCCGTGGCGGCCTGTGGCCTGCTCCTCCTGGGGGAAGTGGCCATAAGCCAGGCCGGGACCCTGGCGGAAGAAACGACCGGCCGGGCCGTCTCCGGTTCGGTAACAGGCGGCATAAACCAGCCAGAAGAGAAATCATGGTCTAGCGTTAGTACCGGCTCCGGCCCGGGGGACCAGCCTGCACTGCCAGCTTTGACGGTCAGTGGGGAGGTAACCACGTTAAGAAATTGCCTGAGCCAGGAAAATCAGCCGGCTGCCTCACCCTTAACGGCCGGCGGGGGGTTAGCCTCCGGGATGGCGATCAGGAATGCTTTTACCTATAGGTCGAATTTGCAGGGCATGATTACCTTTTTTCCCCTGCTTTTATCCCTCCTTGTCCTTATTGGCGGCCTATTTTTAGGTGGCGGTTACCTGTTCGTTCGCCAGGGTGACCTGGCCGCAGCGGCAAACCGGCGGGAGGCAGCCCTGGCTGACTGGCGCCGGGCCGTGATGTTAAATCCCTGGAATGATACCTACCATGCTCGCCTGGGGGCGGCCCTGGCTACAGCCCCCCGGGGAACCCCGGCCTTCCAGGAGGGGGGCAGGGAGTTGCGGCACGCCCTGGAACTCAGCCCCTATGACTACAGCCACGCCAGCCAGCTCGCCTTTTATGAGCAAAGGGATGGGAACCAGGCAGAGGCCGGCCGCCTTTTTCAACGGGCCGTGGCAGTGGGCGGTTACGTGCCTTCCCTTTATTTCGACCTGGGGAATTTTTATATCGCAGCAGGTCAAAAGGACCTGGCCGGCGAAATATGTAGTAAGGGGCTTATCCAGGCCGGTTACGCCCTGGCCATGGCCCCAGATCCCTTTTACCGGGAACAGGTATTACAAGTCATCCGGGCCCTGCGTATCAACCTGGCCCGCTATTATGAGGAACGGGGACGGTACGACCTGGCTGCCGACCAGTTACGTCAGGTCCTGGCCCTCTACCCCGGCGACCCCCTGGCCGGCGGTATCCTGGCCGGCTATCAGGCTTCCGGGCGTCTCCCCGGTCCTTAG
- a CDS encoding prepilin peptidase, whose translation MAGIVQVLIALLGLTTGSFLGLCITRIPRGESVVYPPSHCDACGRRLGPLELMPVLGYLIYRGRCRNCGTPVPWWYPGIELLTAAIYLSLWQRFGFSPLTVKYAFLASLLLVIAGVDLQTCTIPDPLVWLGLAGGLVFLPLGEMPWPAALLGAGLGGGLLLLIAVLSRGGMGGGDVKVGLVMGLFLGWQEVLLALFLAVLAGAVAGLLLVLLGRRGRRDPLPFAPFLALGTMSTIWWGTTIINWYTATFF comes from the coding sequence ATGGCAGGTATAGTTCAGGTACTTATTGCTTTGCTCGGCCTTACTACCGGCAGTTTCCTGGGCCTGTGCATCACCCGTATCCCCCGGGGGGAGTCCGTCGTCTACCCGCCGTCCCACTGTGACGCCTGCGGGCGGCGCCTGGGACCGCTGGAGTTGATGCCGGTTCTGGGTTATCTCATCTACCGGGGGCGCTGCCGCAACTGCGGCACCCCCGTGCCCTGGTGGTACCCGGGGATCGAACTCCTGACGGCGGCCATTTATTTGAGCCTCTGGCAACGTTTCGGTTTCTCCCCGCTAACGGTCAAATACGCCTTCCTGGCCTCTTTACTCCTGGTGATTGCCGGCGTTGACCTGCAGACCTGCACCATACCGGACCCCCTGGTCTGGCTGGGCCTGGCGGGGGGCCTGGTTTTCCTGCCCCTGGGGGAAATGCCGTGGCCGGCGGCCCTCCTGGGAGCCGGCCTGGGCGGGGGCCTGCTGCTCCTGATCGCGGTCCTCAGCCGGGGCGGCATGGGCGGCGGTGACGTCAAGGTTGGCCTGGTGATGGGGCTTTTCCTGGGGTGGCAGGAGGTCCTCCTGGCCCTTTTCCTGGCGGTCCTGGCGGGGGCCGTAGCCGGGCTGCTGCTGGTGCTCCTGGGCCGCCGGGGACGCCGCGACCCTTTGCCCTTTGCCCCCTTCCTGGCCCTGGGAACCATGAGCACCATCTGGTGGGGGACAACAATAATCAACTGGTACACGGCCACCTTTTTTTGA
- a CDS encoding prepilin-type N-terminal cleavage/methylation domain-containing protein, producing the protein MAKKLRAILRNSRGFTLIELMVVVIIIGILAAIAVPQFMGQSDKAKVAKANADLKTIGSAIEMYYTAEGEKPGALSNLVAGKYLASVPKTPWNGEYYYSTITYNPSGNNIYVPFTLYYQAPNGSPVYYPPTQQ; encoded by the coding sequence ATGGCTAAAAAGTTACGGGCAATACTGCGGAACAGCCGCGGCTTCACCCTGATTGAACTCATGGTGGTGGTCATCATTATCGGCATCCTGGCGGCCATCGCCGTGCCCCAGTTTATGGGACAGAGCGATAAAGCGAAGGTAGCCAAAGCAAATGCCGACTTGAAGACCATAGGTTCGGCCATAGAGATGTATTATACGGCAGAGGGGGAAAAGCCTGGTGCTTTGTCCAACTTGGTGGCTGGCAAATACCTTGCCAGTGTACCCAAGACGCCATGGAATGGAGAATACTACTATTCAACTATTACTTACAATCCATCGGGCAATAATATTTACGTTCCCTTTACCTTATATTACCAGGCTCCCAATGGTAGCCCAGTATATTATCCGCCGACACAACAATAG
- a CDS encoding type II secretion system F family protein, with protein MTFAYRGRDTRGEAVQGTIEAGNQELAVRELRGRGIFITACRPAAGTGIRPRDWRQFLRRRVSRRDLALFCRQLATMLGAGLPIVSALQILQKQLDNSTLRESTAALLGELEAGEALYRALEHQPRVFPPIFVYTVEAGELGGTLDETLEHLAEHLEREHEVEEKVKSALTYPAVVSLVAVGAVMFLLTYVLPTFQNMLASMQVPLPWPTRLVLGMSSTLRWAWPVLLVTLAVATYSFWRWQQGPNGRYQLDRLLLRLPVFGPVMQKAVLSRFSRTLGTLIHSGVPVLSALAVVRRTVGNAVVAGAVARAEESVRDGQSLAAPLEASGVFPPMVVEMIAVGEETGALDALLAKISSCYDREVGETVTRLSSLIEPVLILTLGGIIGLVVISVLMPVFSLAGGVH; from the coding sequence ATGACCTTTGCATACCGGGGGCGAGATACACGGGGGGAGGCGGTGCAGGGGACGATTGAAGCCGGCAACCAGGAACTGGCCGTCCGGGAATTGCGTGGCCGGGGTATTTTTATCACTGCCTGCCGGCCGGCGGCTGGCACCGGGATTAGGCCCAGGGATTGGCGACAGTTTTTACGGCGGCGGGTGAGCCGGCGCGACCTGGCTCTCTTCTGCCGCCAGCTGGCCACCATGTTGGGAGCCGGCCTGCCCATTGTTTCGGCCCTGCAGATCTTGCAGAAGCAGCTGGATAACTCCACCCTGCGGGAGAGTACCGCTGCTTTGCTGGGGGAGCTGGAAGCCGGAGAGGCCCTTTACCGGGCTCTGGAGCACCAGCCCCGGGTCTTCCCGCCGATTTTTGTCTACACCGTGGAGGCCGGGGAGCTGGGGGGCACCCTGGACGAGACCCTGGAGCACCTGGCGGAGCACCTGGAACGGGAGCACGAAGTGGAGGAAAAGGTGAAGTCGGCCCTCACCTACCCGGCTGTAGTGAGCCTGGTGGCGGTGGGGGCGGTGATGTTCCTCCTGACCTATGTCCTGCCGACCTTTCAAAACATGCTGGCCAGTATGCAGGTGCCCCTGCCCTGGCCGACGCGCCTGGTCCTGGGGATGAGCAGCACCCTGCGGTGGGCCTGGCCGGTACTGCTGGTTACTCTGGCCGTGGCTACATATAGTTTCTGGCGCTGGCAGCAGGGGCCGAACGGGCGTTACCAGCTGGATCGCCTCCTCCTCCGCCTGCCGGTTTTTGGACCCGTTATGCAGAAGGCGGTGTTGTCCCGCTTTAGCCGCACCTTGGGGACCCTTATTCACAGCGGGGTACCGGTCCTGTCCGCCCTGGCGGTTGTCCGGCGCACGGTGGGCAACGCCGTGGTAGCCGGGGCTGTAGCCAGGGCCGAAGAGAGCGTGCGGGACGGCCAGAGCCTGGCAGCGCCCCTGGAAGCCAGCGGCGTTTTCCCGCCCATGGTGGTGGAGATGATTGCCGTCGGCGAGGAGACGGGAGCCCTGGACGCCCTGCTGGCGAAGATCAGCAGCTGCTACGACCGCGAAGTGGGGGAGACGGTAACCCGGTTGTCGTCTTTAATCGAACCGGTATTGATCCTGACCCTGGGGGGGATCATCGGCCTGGTGGTGATCTCGGTACTCATGCCGGTCTTTTCCCTGGCCGGCGGGGTGCATTGA